The window aaaaataagacatttagaatgacttgaccaaataagaaaatgagacaattaGGCCACACCTATATTGCCATGAATAAGTAGGACAACACAATTTATGGAGAAAAATTTCACACAGAGTACAGTAATGGAAAAATGCTTATTTTTCAGTGGTTTGGAATTTTTCAACCAATAATTTTATCTTCCCTTTTCAAAGCATTAGATATTTGTGGAGAAATTGCCATTATTAATTTCTCAACTCAACATTTTTCTCATCACCATTTTAAGATTCAATTCCCTTTGTTCAAAGCTTTCATCAATTAAAATGGTGGTAAAATTATTGGTGGTGTTGATAGTTGAAAGAGCAACAAAGTTGCTGTTGTTGAGCATTACTTTTACCAAGGGACTTTTTAAACAGGGTCTCAATGGAGTATATATTTAATTCTCTTTTTAACATATTAATTCactccattattattattattatttactctaatttcaagcacataAATATTCATTAATTTATCCTCCTTTAATTAGTACTCCTATTTTTCCTTAATATCAGACAGACCCCTTAAGGTGAATTAGAGAGAgtatttaatatcaaaatatatattaaattaaaaaaaaatatatagcaaGTATTAAATACTAAACAATTAATATCTTGGAAATAGAGTGAAGTACTTCAAAGGTGTCTTTGTTGTGGTTCATACATAAGGGATCACTAAATCTGAGCAGCCACGTACTatgcaaaaatcaaaatcattcaATCCGTTTGCAATGAAGCCCATCCTTGACCTAGCGTTGGGTCCACAACATTTGAACTACTActacaaatcaaaattaaatactcCATGACAAAGAATTACCAAATTAAAttacacaaattattgtgacTAATCCGTCGGtcctttatatattttttaaaatattgtagtaactattaagaataatgtaagtagacatttataatattgaaagtaggcatcaaggatacagtaagtaagcattaaagataatataagtaggcattaaaaatacgttAAATAAGTATAATCTTTAATGGACTGGACTTgaaatagtctctcaaagagacggtttctaataaaagttttaaatatcagaaattcataattaatcaatatgaTTTGTACATTACTATAAAACAAATATCCACAaagtaaacaaaattttaaaaaaaaaatcctaaaagcCCCATTTTATCAAATTCTTCCATATAAGGGTGATTTGCCAATATTACAAATCACCGTTATTTACATTGACTACCTCATTCAAGTATTCTCTTTCAATGAATTAAGGAAAATTGAATCTTGGAGATAATGAAGATATTATTTACTCCATCCAATTCCGAGTTAATgtccatttgctttttggacgTTTGTCACCACTAATTAAATCCATATTAAtcgtgtataattaaaaattataaaaagtcgaTATTAATAACCTTCACACTGAGAATAGTCAAACAAAACTGACTAGACTATTTTTGAGCATATAAATTATGAATCAAATACAAATTGAGAGTGATATGTAAAAagtatccaaaaaaataaatgaaattacgaTCTAAATTGAGAGCAACAAAGATAATGTACTatgtatcacaaattcttaagaGACTCTCTCATGGTGAGAGAGtctgagaccatctctattgacTATTTAATGCATTTTTAATAATCACATATAACTTTAAAAATctatttagaaaataatttaattatatgaatttattttataatgataCGATCTCTATTGACTAATCaaatctacaaagaaaatataaaaaagtctaataaaagaaaaagaggaaaaatagttgaaaatTATAGCAGTATCTAGACACTACAAATGGCAAATTCTCATTCACATACTCTCCTGAAATAGATAGATACTTTATTATCTTTTTCCACTTTTTTCCAATATCTATATTTCCTATTTTAGACAATTTCACAAAATCACAATCACTGCATTTTTACACTTTACTTTGTCATTTCCTCTCTTCCTTCGATTTCAACCCAGAAAAACCCATTTTCTGACccattttttctcaaattttgatgatgatGGAACCCATAAACAAGCTATCAACGGGTGGATCTAACCCAAATGTTGTCACAATCAAAGAGGAGGAGgacgaagaagaagaagaagttatGGTGGTGCCAAAACCATTACAGAGTTTACAAGAAAATGGACCTCCTCCATTTCTGAATAAGACGTTTGAAATGGTTGAAGACCCTAGAACTGATCCAATCGTTTCATGGAGTACTACTTTTGATAGTTTCATTGTTTGGGATCCTTATAAACTCTCCATTGATTTGCTTCCCAAGTATTTTAAACATTCTAATTTTTCTAGCTTCGTCCGTCAACTTAATACTTATGTAAGTAATTTCCCACTTCTTCAGTTTGATTTTGCTACTGGGTTTTGTTTTAGCAATTTGCTTGTAATTTTGTTGTTGATGGGGGGTTACACACTCCATATTTGAATACTCCAATTAGGcttttagttatatttttttgtttgatggatTATTTGTTAGATGtgttattctattttttttttttttgtcttctattaaaattgtaattgaaATGTAGAATTACAAGATAAGTTGAGAAAAAGATAGggaaattaaaaatagaaattgaaaTGTAGGGTTATATGGGaattttttaattaaccatgatgTGATTATTTGTGTCATGTTTTTTTACTGCCTTGATCATACAATCATATCTCTCCCTTTAATTTTGCTATAAGGGATAGTTTTGAAGTATTAATTTTAGGTagtataataaagaaaaattaaagtttttctCTCTTATCCAATACTACtacatttttttccacataatttaatgtatattttaatattaaatatctttattttaatgaaacaagaattatgaaaattatatatcaaaaattatattttaaaaagaattatgaaaattatatatcaaaaattagattttaaaaagaattatgaaaattatatatcaaaaattagattttaaaacCGAAATAAGATTGAAAATACTAGTGTTACTATTAAAATATAGGGAATATTATTAAACAGAAGTATATGTATGATATTGAAAGTAAGAATATTAATCCACtacaaaaaatagaaatgtatcACAATTAAAGAGACCATTCATCGAGTAAAAATAGACAATAATTTTACATGCTCGatcttttttacaaatttttcataatttattggGGTCTTAGtaattaaactacatcaaagttaattttaactaatattaACTAAAATGCGATTTGGAAACTTGTACATGCTTGGATCGCCTCTAAAAGAAACAATCCAAAATGAATGTGTagctaaaaaaacccaaaacccaacATGCAAGTATGCAAAAAAAAGAGATCACATGAGTAGTATCAAATTCTATGCATCAGTCGTTGATTGAACCATAAAGGATTGATCATCCATTGATGGTTGATTAATGTGTTGGTATGAATGTTTATAAACCATTTATTCTTCTGAGTTTTGTCTTTTTACATACAAGTAGATGTTATATTTAGGTAATTTCCTCCCTTGATTTATAAATGTTAGTGTTAAATATGAGTGTAGAGCGGGCTGGCCCTATAAGGGGCAAGAAGGGCATGTTGCCCGGATCCGTCCAAAAGGATTAGAAAAACAACGCTTCGATAGTTAATAGTTAGAAACTCATAATAGTATATAACTTTTTTTAGTTAAAGCCCATAACTAATGTTTCGTCCAGGCCTCATAAATCTCAAGGCCGACCTGATTATGTACTTACCATGTTCTTCCTTATACCCAACGTTAGTCATTAACAAATTGACCTCCCTTGATACTTTTTACTTGGTATAGGGTTTCAGAAAAGTCCATCTTGATCGATGGGAGTTTGCGAATTCTGGGTTTCAAAAGGGGAAGAAGCATTTGTTAAAGACAGTTAAGAGAAGAAACCATACTTCAAACAACATCAATTCTATACCATTACTCCAAAAAGAGGCTGAATTACTAAATCTAAAGAAAGAACAGGAAGCACTGAAAGTTGAAATCCTTGATCTGAAGCAACAACAACAGGATTCGGACACAACTTTAGCTGCAATGGGCGAACGTATAAAATCTGCTGAATGGAAGCAAAAGCAGATCATTTTACTCATTGCAAAGGCAATGAAAAGAACTGCCTCATTCCAGCAGCTGCTCCAAAGCTACAAGCAGAAAAAAGATCTGAGTATTGAACACTTATGTAAGAAACGTCGATTGACTGCAAATGACAGTACTAATACAATGATGAACACATTTCCGGAAAAGGGTATTGCTCCGAATTCTGTTCCGTGCCATAAGGAGAACGTGCGCCTTTCTGAGTCGGAGCACATGTTTCTGGGCTCTCCCAGCACTGATCTATGCTCACAGTTGGTGCCAGACGGGGAATCCAACTTTACATTGGAGACTAGTTCTGATTTGTGTTCCGGAAACTACATAATTTGGGAAAAGTTGATGGAAGATGATGTGATATGCGAGGACAAGCGTAAAGAGGATGCAGCAATGGGTGTTGATCCAAGCATATATGTTCATGAATTGGAGGATTTGATTGCAAAGCCGACTAGCTTGATCGGATTCACAAATGTGGGCGAAATAGCTTGTCCAATAGGTAATTTCTTGCACTTATCTTTGCTGGTTTTGTGATTAATGTTGTATATAATTTCATTGATTTGTAATATGCTGCCAATTTTATTTAACAGGGCAGTAGGACATTGTTTCTGATCTGGG of the Amaranthus tricolor cultivar Red isolate AtriRed21 chromosome 6, ASM2621246v1, whole genome shotgun sequence genome contains:
- the LOC130814734 gene encoding heat stress transcription factor A-7a-like gives rise to the protein MMMEPINKLSTGGSNPNVVTIKEEEDEEEEEVMVVPKPLQSLQENGPPPFLNKTFEMVEDPRTDPIVSWSTTFDSFIVWDPYKLSIDLLPKYFKHSNFSSFVRQLNTYGFRKVHLDRWEFANSGFQKGKKHLLKTVKRRNHTSNNINSIPLLQKEAELLNLKKEQEALKVEILDLKQQQQDSDTTLAAMGERIKSAEWKQKQIILLIAKAMKRTASFQQLLQSYKQKKDLSIEHLCKKRRLTANDSTNTMMNTFPEKGIAPNSVPCHKENVRLSESEHMFLGSPSTDLCSQLVPDGESNFTLETSSDLCSGNYIIWEKLMEDDVICEDKRKEDAAMGVDPSIYVHELEDLIAKPTSLIGFTNVGEIACPIGQ